Sequence from the Pecten maximus chromosome 8, xPecMax1.1, whole genome shotgun sequence genome:
tgttatacatcacttgttacattgttatacatcacttgttacattgttatacatgtacatcacttgttacattgttatacatcacttgttacattgttatacatcacttgttacattgttatacatcacttgttacagtgttatacatcacttgttacattgttatacatcgcttgttacattgttatacacttgttacattgttatacatggcttgttatatagttatacatgacttgttatatagtttacatcacttgttagtgttatacatcacttgttacactgttatacatcacttgttacagtgttatacatcacttgttacattgttatacatcacttgttacattgttatacatcacttgttacactgttatacatcacttgttagtgttatacatcacttgttacattgttatacatcacttgttagattgttatacatcacttgtaagacggttatacatcacttgttacattgttatacatcacttgttacattgttctATAACACTTGttagtgttatacatcacttgttagtgttatacatcacttgttacattgttaaacatcatttgttacattgttatacatcacttgttacattgttatacatcacttgttacattgttatgcatcatttgttacattgttatacatcacttgttacattgttatacatcacttgttacagtgttatacatcacttgttacattgttatacatcacttgttacattgttatacatcacttgttacactgttatacatcacttgttacagtgttatacatcacttgttacattgttatacatgtacatcacttgttacattgttatacatgtacatcacttgttacattgttatacatgtacatcacttgttacattgttatacatcacttgttacattgttatacatcacttgttacagtgttatacatcacttgttacattgttatacatcacttgttacattgttatacatcacttgttacattgttatacatcacttgttacattgttatacatcacttgttacagtgttatacatcacttgttacattgttatacatcacttgttacattgttatacatcacttgttacagtgttatacatcacttgttacagtgttatacatcacttgttacagtgttatacatcacttgttacagtgttatacatcacttgttacagtgttatacatcacttgttacattgttatacatcacttgttagtgttatacatcacttgttacagtgttatacatcacttgttacattgttatacatcacttgttacactgttatacatcacttgttacagtgttatacatcacttgttacagtgttatacatcacttgttacattgttatacatcacttgttacattgttatacatcacttgttacagtgttatacatcacttgttacattgttatacatcacttgttacattgttatacatcacttgttacagtgttatacatcacttgttacattgttatacatcacttgttacattgttatacatcacttgttacattgttatacatgtacatcacttgttacattgttatacatcacttgttacattgttatacatcacttgttacattgttatacatcacttgttacagtgttatacatcacttgttacattgttatacatcgcttgttacattgttatacacttgttacattgttatacatggcttgttatatagttatacatgacttgttatatagtttacatcacttgttagtgttatacatcacttgttacactgttatacatcacttgttacagtgttatacatcacttgttacattgttatacatcacttgttacattgttatacatcacttgttacactgttatacatcacttgttagtgttatacatcacttgttacattgttatacatcacttgttagattgttatacatcacttgtaagacggttatacatcacttgttacattgttatacatcacttgttacattgttctATAACACTTGttagtgttatacatcacttgttagtgttatacatcacttgttacattgttaaacatcatttgttacattgttatacatcacttgttacattgttatacatcacttgttacattgttatgcatcatttgttacattgttatacatcacttgttacattgttatacatcacttgttacagtgttatacatcacttgttacattgttatacatcacttgttacattgttatacatcacttgttacactgttatacatcacttgttagtgttatacatcacttgttacattgttatacatcacttgttacattgttatacatcacttgttagacggttatacatcacttgttacagtgttatacatcacttgttacattatTCTATaacacttgttacattgttatacatcacttgttacattgttctatgtgttatacatcacttgttacattgttatacatcatttgttacattgttatacatcacttgttacactgttatacatcacttgttacattgttatacatcacttgttacagtgttatacatcatttgttacattgttatacatcatttgttacattgttatacatcacttgttacattgttatacatcatttgttacattgttatacatcacttgttacattgttatacatcacttgttacagtgttatacatcatttgttacattgttatacatcacttgttacacctGTTATAAAACATCACTTGTTAAATTTCTATTCATCACTTATATGCAGTCACAAATATCTGATTGATCAATATATTAAGTTAACACCAGAGGAAACGGTACAATTGATTTAAGATCTGgccggtatatatatagaagtcCACCCGTAGCGGAATAAAATGCGATCGATACCTAATATGTTCTAAACATTTAATTCTAAACACATGTATCGTGTACTGTATATGTCTCTTCCACGTTATAGACGTTATAGACaatgacattgttatagtaAACAATACCACAGTTCTCAATTACGTCATACTCTGCATTCTTGCATTCCTACTGTGTGCACATTATTGATTCGTTCTCGCGGAATTATCGATAGCATTACCTGACTTTGAACACGTCACACATATGTTTTTACACCCAGTAAGTAATGGCATATGCTATGAACAGGTATGTATAAAAGTCTTCTGCCAATGCAGGGCAatagagaaaaaatatattaaaaagaaTATAGTAAATATAGTCAAACCATCCATATACAACTTCCTTTTTGGGGACTATTCTCTATTCAGTGGCCAATTGTTTAATGGTGCGTGAAACGAAATAGATCTGCAGATAGACGTCAAAATAAATTCGGAATCTTTAAACCATGTCGTACACGTAAATACACGCTTGTGTACACTCGTTTATAATAAACTATTGGATCGAAACCGAAACCACGAAGTTAGCTTTTCAACGAAATGTACATAGTCCATGGGAGGTAACATGGAGGATACAGACCTAGTTGATCTGATGAAGGATAGACTCGACTTAGAAAATATGACGTTTATTGAAAATCGCAACGGACTTATTAGTAAAGGGATGGTATTTGAAACAATTGaccaaaacaaaatttttgTTAAAGTAAATAGGAAGCAAGGGGTAAGTAAACATGCGCTCtttaatcaaacatttttacataAATTTGTCATATACTccttttatttaattaaatgtGACTTcgtaatataacatgtacttcCTACTTGTGTATTTTTTGCTTCTTTTAGCTGTCTCCAATTGAAGCATTTTAATATTGATCCGGATTAGatatgttttgataaagggaTATTACCTTCAGATAATACTAAAACATTATCGAATTTAAGgataattacatttaaatataaacaagaaCGCGCATTTCAACAACGCTCTACtgatattactgtatgtaatCCATCCATATTTATTGTTGCAGAATTTTACATAGGGAaaactgtgtgtatgatagaaaACTACAAGTAGTATCAAATCTTTTCGTTAATGACGCTGCAAACATTTATGTGGTAGCTAGTGTAGTTCAGACATTTGTGTGGTACATTGTAGtttgtgtagtacagacatttatgtGGTAGctagtgtaatacagacatttgtatggtagttagtgtagtacagacatttgtatggtaggtagtgtagtacagacatttatgtGGTAGGtagtgtagtacagacatttgtatggtagctagtgtagtacagacatctgtGTGGTTGGtagtgtagtacagacatttgtatggtagcaagtgtagtacagacatttatgtGGTAGCtagtgtagtacagacatttatgtGGTAGCTAGTGTAGTACAGACGTTTATGTGGTAGCtagtgtagtacagacatttgtatggtagttAGTGTATTACAgacattgatgtggtaggtagtgtagtacattgtacagaCATTAATGTGGTAGCTAGTGTAGACTGACATTTATGTGGTAGCTAGTGTAGACTGACATTTATGTGGTAGCtagtgtagtacagacatttatgtGGTAGCtagtgtagtacagacatttatgtGGTAGCaagtgtagtacagacattaaTGTGGTAGCTAGTGTAGACTGACATTTATGTGGTAGCTAGTGTAGACTGACATTTATGTGGTAGCtagtgtagtacagacatttatgtGGTAGCtagtgtagtacagacatttatgtGGTAGCaagtgtagtacagacatttgtatggtagctagtgtagtacagacatttgtatggtagctagtgtagtacagacatttgtatggtagttAGTGTATTacagacatttgtatggtagctaGTATAGTACAGACATCTGTATGGAAGCtcgtgtagtacagacatttgtatggtagctagtgtagtacagacatttgtatggtagctaGTGTAGTACAGACGTTTATGTGGTAGCTAGTATAGTACAGACATTTGTATGGAAGCtcgtgtagtacagacatttgtatggtagctagtgtagtacagacatttgtatggtagctagtgtagtacagacatttgtatggtagctaGTGTAGTACAGACGTTTATGTGGTAGCtagtgtagtacagacatttgtaTGGAAGCtcgtgtagtacagacatttgtatggtagctagtgtagtacagacatttgtatggtagctagtgtagtacagacatttatgtGGTAGCtagtgtagtacagacatttgtatggtagctagtgtagtacagacatttgtgtggtagctagtgtagtacagacatttgtatggtagctagtgtagtacagacatttatgtGGTAGCtagtgtagtacagacatttatgtGGTAGCtagtgtagtacagacatttatgtGGTAGCtagtgtagtacagacatttatgtGGTAGCtagtgtagtacagacatttgtatggtagctagtgtagtacagacatttatgtGGTAGCtagtgtagtacagacatttgtatggtagctagtgtagtacagacatttgtatggtagctagtgtagtacagacatttatgtGGTAGGtagtgtagtacagacatttgtatggtagctagtgtagtacagacatctgtGTGGTTGGtagtgtagtacagacatttgtatggtaggtagtgtagtacagacatttatgtGGTAGCtagtgtagtacagacatttatgtGGTAGCtagtgtagtacagacatttgtatggtagttAGTGTATTACAgacattgatgtggtaggtagtgtagtacagacattaaTGTGGTAGCTAGTGTAGACTGACATTTATGTGGTAGCTAGTGTAGACTGACATTTATGTGGTAGCtagtgtagtacagacatttatgtGGTAGCtagtgtagtacagacatttatgtGGTAGCtagtgtagtacagacatttgtatggtagctagtgtagtacagacatttgtatggtagctagtgtagtacagacatttgtatggtagttAGTGTATTacagacatttgtatggtaggtagtgtagtacagacatttgtaCGGTAGCTAGTATAGTACAGACATCTGTATGGAAGCtcgtgtagtacagacatttgtatggtagctagtgtagtacagacatttgtatggtagctaGTGTAGTACAGACGTTTATGTGGTAGCTAGTATAGTACAGACATTTGTATGGAAGCtcgtgtagtacagacatttgtatggtagctagtgtagtacagacatttgtatggtagctagtgtagtacagacatttgtatggtagctaGTGTAGTACAGACGTTTATGTGGTAGCTAGTATAGTACAGACATTTGTATGGAAGCtcgtgtagtacagacatttgtatggtagctagtgtagtacagacatttgtatggtagctagtgtagtacagacatttatgtGGTAGCtagtgtagtacagacatttgtatggtagctagtgtagtacagacatttgtgtggtagctagtgtagtacagacatttgtatggtagctagtgtagtacagacatttatgtGGTAGCtagtgtagtacagacatttatgtGGTAGCtagtgtagtacagacatttatgtGGTAGCtagtgtagtacagacatttatgtGGTAGCtagtgtagtacagacatttgtatggtagctagtgtagtacagacatttatgtGGTAGCtagtgtagtacagacatttgtatggtagctagtgtagtacagacatctgtATGGAAGCtcgtgtagtacagacatttatgtGGTAGCtagtgtagtacagacatttatgtGGTAGCTAGTGTAGTACAAACATTGATGTGGTAGCtagtgtagtacagacatttgtatggtagctaGCGTAGTAGACATTTGTGCAGTTAGTGATGAACAGAACAGAAACGTACATATACGTATATGTTCGTTGGTATAACTGTGCTTATTCGATGTTCAAGTTGTCTTGTAAAATctctctttcctgtgaaatcaTTTACACTTTTTAACTATCACTTTCAATGAATTTTAGTATTGAATATGAGAGACACCAAACATTACAAccattgtatttttttcttgaaagGCGCGACTCATGTTTGAGGGAGAAGTTGGCAGTTTGAAGGAACTGACAAAAGCAAACACTGTTCGAGTGCCAAGTCCAATAAAGGTATATGCAGgctgaaaatattttaaatacaaagAAGTTGATGAATTCAGTATGACATATTTAccaatgttttgttttggtcAGATAGTAGACATTCCGACTGGCGGTGCATTGCTTGCTATGGAGTTCCTGGATATGAATGAGATTACAAGTCAACAGGCAGTTTTAGGAGACAGATTAGCTAGGTAAGCTCCCTTTATATAGACATGGTATGGACGGTGAACCTCTGCAGCAAAACAGAACACAATTTTATAAAGAATTTTCAATTGATATATAGGATAGCTTACACAAGAGAGAAAAAAACTATTTCCTTCTTGTTTAATAATCTATCAAAGGAGTAAGAATTGTCTTCTTCGTTAAAAAGTCTCTTTAGAACTAGATAAGAAAGATGAGTTTATTTAATCGCATATGCGATTCGGAAAAAAATGTCAGACATGTTGTTATCAAAATTTCAATGTTCTCTTATTATGCTATTTTAGCATTATGTGTCACTGTCTTTAATATGACAAAAAAGATTGGGGCAATTTAGTATGATTATAATTTGCTTATACATCATGATCAGTAATATCTATCATTTGAGATGGACATTTTCACCTTTTACAAATCTGTCTCCTATAGAAaaagatttaaatatacataaataaatcaaaCTACTTCTTTTCAGACTGCACCTGTACAATGACAGATTACAAAGACAAGCTATGGCGACTGAATGTACAATAGGTAAATACGAAAACAGTCCGAGAGCCGTTGATAAGTTCGGATTCGGGGTCACAACCTGTGTCGGATTTGTACCTCAGCCTGTCTCCTGGTCGGACGATTGGACGGTAAGAGATTAATTTTTTGATATAGCTTAGATAATGTTTTAACTGAACATTTTCCAAAATGAAGATATTGATGAATTTAAAGGACGGATGACTTCTCAAAGAAATGTCTTTATCATCTAAAATGCATTTCTACGAAAGTTTCGGGAATTCCGATGAATCCATTGACCGTCTAGTAGTTTTTGCAGTTGATCATGCTAAGCTTATAGTGATGAACCGATTGgttgtttttgctttttgtattgtttttgtttggtttggtttttgtttctttatatatatatatataatcattattcaTTATAAACTAAACGATAATATCAACTGTTTCAGATCTACTTTTCCAATTTAATAGAATACCGGATCAGGATGATCGAGACACAAGCTTTGTCAGCTGTTGATATGGTATACTGATTTATGTctcaataaaatatacaaattatctATACCACCACGggaaatttcaatttattacgCTTTCCCTTCCGGATCATCTGGTCTTTTTGTCGGGAATTGTATTTGCTTTATTCGCAGACATGACATACAGCAAGAAAACACAATGCCCGGCGAATATGAATACATGTTTTTAAGACCGCAAACCAGGGACAACCACGAAATATTAGCCTCGTGAAATTAAAAGCTTTGCAGTATACTGTCTACTGGTCATTTAATGGTACGAACATGACTCGTAGTTTAGCATTACTTCAAACGTACTTTATCGCGCACCCAaattttatgatatgtataaaacacAGCAATAGGAAGAGCTTCTGATACATGTTATTCTATCTATCATATTAATAGTAATTTAACGGAATTTATCCTTATTCGCGTCAACATAACTTATGATCCTCATGATAAGCCTATTTCGAAAATAAGTTACAATTTTTTTACGTGGAAATGTTTCTTGAATATAATACTCGAAATGAGCTGTTAAAATGTCTAAGTCGTAGGCCTGGAATATACAACAAAATcttgtgaaatgaaataattatatgtataccGATATTGAAGACATGATTTGTTTAGTTGTGTTGACCTTCAGCTTGGAACGTTACGTAATGTTTGGCAACTGTATTGACAACACTTTCCAAAAATACGTCGCAATCTGCCTGAAATAAGCAAGCAACGGTTTCGCTTAAAACGTGGGTTGAGATTGACAACCCCCTATTTTAGTCTTCGTTTTCTCTCTCGTTTCCCAGGAAATCGCCCGTAAGGTGCGAGAACTATGGACGGAGACATTAAGACTTCTGCCAGATCATTTTCGGAATCTCAACATCAAACCGTCGCTCTTACATGGTGATCTCCATAGATACAACTCGGGAGAAACCGTGACCGATGGACCGGGTAAGTTAACTGTTGAAACAGATGGAATTACAGGTAAGATTAGGAAACtaatgtatgataatgacaTGGTAATATTATGATACTAACGTTCCATACGCAGAGGACATAGAAGACATTTGCAAGAACCCATGCAAATACCGGTGCATCACTGAATTTCATGGAGTGAAGTATTTGTGgaatttatcatattgtcttttgtacaatcctatTAGATTGATAGATGGTTACGTGTGCGGCTTAAACAAAGTCCTTTAGGTTCTTCATGACACTGCATGCCAATCTTAAGTCTTACGAATTGTGGCATCTGTAAATACGCACACACACGCGCGCTGGTGGTGATTTTAATAAAGAAGAGATGATACAGAAATCGTAATTCTGAATCAatcaaaatcgacaaaacgaCTACAGATaagaaaaacatatataatttttaGATTTGTAAGGATACCtttgaaaaaatacaagaaaGATTAGACTTTATATAGAGAATTACTCTTTTATATACACCTTTCTGGTATACGATGTTTTTGTAAGTAAAGATATATTTTAAGGTTTACTTGAGATTTTTTTACAATCAAGCTGACTATCTTATTTCAGTAATATTTGATCCCGCGTCGTTCTATGGCCATTCCGAATGTGACCTTGCTGTGGGATTTGCATATCCTGGTTTCAACAATGAGTTCTACGAAGCATATTTTAAGCAAATCCCAAAAGCACCCGGATTTGAGGACAGGCTTAATCTATATATGTTAAATCAGATCTTAAATTATTGGTATGTATGAGCTATCGATAAACTATCATTATCTGATGAAATTGAGcgtttgtgtatttgtttacttgtttgtttacttttgtatttgtttatttatttgaatattaatttagCACTTGTTACATTcgatattatttgttttatattttggttAGTTTAAAATGGGGCTTATTTACCTGACATTGTAGGACTAGGATGAGTCAAGCCAGTGCATCTTAACTATtcaatgaaattgaaattaaatgcGAATAGAGTATCATAAATATAATATCGATATTATCTATTTTGTAGGAACAATTTCGGTCCGAATCAACACCAACGAGCTATTGATTTAATGAGGAAAATTACAGCCAAACATCCACATTGAAATTTGAGCGTCATATATTTTCGTCTGGATAAGGATTTTCAAAACAATGGCGACCTAAACAGAGCTCACGAATTAATACGTGTATGAAATAGGCGATTATTGATTATTCTATTATTTAATGAACtaaataaaatttaatcaataatacaaaataaattattaacacGTACATGTTGTTGTGGTAGTACTTTGTTTAACGTTTTGCCAACAGCAATTGATGTTTACGAATCACGGTTGGCAACAACGTGTATACCATGCGAGTGATTGCATGTAACTTGGAGGCTGGATAGCGCGGAACTAATGCCGACCTTATAATGATACCTAACTGGAGTATACTGCGAAAGCCACCCAAAAGGACGCCATACCCagccacattatactgacaatcgTTAAACACAGGCTAACATTAAACCCATTTCAAGAGACTTTGGTGGTATGTTTCGGCCAGGAGACGGAACACAAAGCATTTATCATCGGGGTGGCGTGGGGGTGGGGTATGTGGTGACCAGGAGACGGAACTCAAGGCCCTTATCATCGTGTGTGAATGGTTAACTAaaagccaaaagtgaggcaagGTCACGAGAGAAATAAAGAAGAAATGTATAGAAAAAGAAAAGATCCCATATTTAGTTGCATCTGAAAAATTGTTCAATGGGCATTAGAAACAATCTTTACATTCTACCTTAACGGCTAGATTTGGCACAAATGACATCAATAGTGAATaggaaaatgttgttattgttggattattggattaaaaaaaaagagaaaaaaaaacaactttagaTATTTGAGATTTTAAATTTGATAGAGCTGCTAAAACGTGGTGTTACTGGAGTCGCATTTCGGCATAGCTATTTAATAACGGTTcgatgtgtttctgatcaaacaACATATAGTTCTTTCAAATATTATAccttagtacatgtacattatatagacgTGAACAGGGAAATCCCATTACTGTATTGTTTgattacataaataaaacattctgAATGGTTATAGTGATCGATATATAACTAAGTATGTACATGTGATTTCAACTTTCTTTATGGTATACACTGTTTTGTCATAAAAAGATTTGGCACACTGATTTGACTTAATGAAATTTTTCCTTGAGAACAAAATTGCAAttaatttatgttaattaattCAAACATTAGCAAATGTGAAACAAACtgggtagcccttcatccccgCACTTTGCAGACCTAATAtaaggcctcttggttattgagaagatgttgcTTATgaattttagcatatttgacttccacgaccttgaaagtaggtcaaggtcagtcaGCTGAATAAACTTGgcagcccttcatcctagcataCTACTGGCTGAAATATCATGACCCTATGCCTTTTGTTTATTAAGAAGATGTCGTTTAAaaactttttgaaaataaatcccCCTTTGACCAGgaagtaggtcaatgtcattcatttaaacCAACTATTATCCGAGTAGCATGACCCTGGACCTCTCTGTTATTAAGAAAAAGCTGTTTGAAGTTTTCGAACACATCTGACAACACTGACAATACCTTAACATCATTCCTTTGAACAAAGATTGTATTTCTTCATCCAAACATGATACTGTCCAAAATCATGAACCAACGAgctcttggttactgagaagacatggttttgaagattttaacacatttggcttttgtgaccttgaaagatcaaggtcattcatttaaaaaaaacttggtaaCTCTTCATCCCAGTACGCTACTGATCAAATAGCATAATCCAACGcgtctttgttattgagaagtcgaaaATTATTAATTGTTTACGAACAGACGATGCACGACGCACATCGGCTTCGTCTCAGGTGAGTACAAGTAGATTGGTGATGATTGACTTTGAATAAATCATAAAGATATCTCGGATTCAACCTGTATTAGCTTGACAAAAACTGTTATAATACCTGTAATGTTATTTCGCAGTTAACACCTTTTTTTATCTGTAGTAGTATCCATTTTTTTTACTGCGTTTACACTTCCAATCAAGTTTTCTTTCCAGGGTGccgtcatatttttttttctgaaatgatGAATTCTGTTGCTCAACGTCGAGAATTAAATATGCGTTTTGAATACAACTTTCAACTTAGACAACGTCAAATCACAAAGACGACAGTACCAAAGGAAAAATAGGATAGTAAATACAGGAAGAGTTATTATGACATTTGGTGATTTTCAAACTCGAGAAAATCCCCTGAAGGTGTTTCCTGTACAACCACAAATATCTATCTGTCCTGATGCCGTCAAATCTAGGAGAGAAAGTTAGTCACTACCTATCTTATTTATAGTCGTACAGATTTGACATTGGTCGTGTTGATCCGACATATAGGGAACGtgatataaaatgttgaaaagACGTTCTGTATAGCAGTTAAATGtagaaatatttaacatgtGGTTTGTTAGCAGCTAGAGTATTTACTTATTCTAAGATTCCCAAATGGATAATACTTGCTTTGATTTAAAGTGATTTGTGATAAAGTGATAAAgagatttgttttttaattcatGTTCTGTATCCACAATTCCCCAGCTGATTTTATGCGTTTATCACTATGATATGATTATATTGTTTTCGTTCTAACTTACAAAATGCATCGATTATGgaattgtgtttattttttagtaGATGGAGTTTTTATTAAGTTTTATCGAGAGTTTGTTCCCTTTTAAGTTCAGGTTGTGTATCCTCAATTCCCCTGATGATTGTATGTGCTCGATACAACAATGATCTAATATAGTTTTCTTTCCAACTTGGATAATG
This genomic interval carries:
- the LOC117332610 gene encoding fructosamine-3-kinase-like, yielding MGGNMEDTDLVDLMKDRLDLENMTFIENRNGLISKGMVFETIDQNKIFVKVNRKQGARLMFEGEVGSLKELTKANTVRVPSPIKIVDIPTGGALLAMEFLDMNEITSQQAVLGDRLARLHLYNDRLQRQAMATECTIGKYENSPRAVDKFGFGVTTCVGFVPQPVSWSDDWTIYFSNLIEYRIRMIETQALSAVDMEIARKVRELWTETLRLLPDHFRNLNIKPSLLHGDLHRYNSGETVTDGPVIFDPASFYGHSECDLAVGFAYPGFNNEFYEAYFKQIPKAPGFEDRLNLYMLNQILNYWNNFGPNQHQRAIDLMRKITAKHPH